In Halorubrum sp. PV6, a single window of DNA contains:
- a CDS encoding orc1/cdc6 family replication initiation protein: protein MSEELFTEITETLFADKSILSEEYRPDVIVERDDEIDAYRSALKDVLFGRNPANVFIYGKTGVGKTAVTEYMMSALQQEVNRREDAEELHVHFRNCNDDSVYRTVRSLINSIRGDEEETFPETGLSTSHALETLYDEMEALGGTFLFILDEIDHLSDPDSLLYELPRARANGHLDAARVGVIGISNNHTFRSSLSPKVKDTLMEKELAFSPYDADELQSILTTRAKKALVDNAYQDSAIRLAAAKAAKDTGSARQAIDLLREGGDVAEEQGAAAITDDHIEVAAARVQRGRVQDKLRDQTMHGQLILESLARIEANGNVPARSKEIQTVYERVARNWGHDPLTTLKSIQNHLADLTMLGFLERSEQNEGRAGGVHYRYELALDPEIILETRELIEKQP from the coding sequence ATGTCTGAAGAACTTTTCACGGAGATAACTGAAACACTCTTCGCGGACAAATCAATACTCTCGGAGGAGTATCGCCCGGATGTAATCGTTGAACGGGACGACGAGATCGACGCATACCGATCGGCGCTCAAAGACGTTCTCTTCGGCCGAAACCCCGCAAACGTATTCATCTACGGAAAGACCGGAGTCGGAAAGACGGCCGTCACGGAGTACATGATGAGTGCGCTCCAGCAGGAAGTGAACCGACGGGAAGACGCCGAGGAACTCCACGTCCATTTCCGGAACTGCAACGACGACAGTGTCTATAGGACCGTACGATCGCTTATAAATAGCATCCGTGGCGATGAGGAAGAGACGTTTCCGGAAACCGGTCTATCAACGTCACACGCCCTAGAAACGCTGTACGACGAGATGGAGGCTCTCGGCGGTACCTTTCTGTTCATTCTCGACGAGATCGACCACCTTTCCGATCCCGATTCGCTGCTGTACGAACTCCCCCGTGCACGGGCAAATGGGCACCTTGACGCGGCACGCGTTGGCGTGATCGGAATCAGCAACAACCACACGTTTCGCTCGTCGCTGAGCCCGAAAGTCAAGGACACGCTCATGGAGAAGGAGCTGGCCTTTTCGCCGTACGACGCAGACGAACTGCAGTCAATCCTCACTACCAGAGCCAAGAAGGCGCTCGTCGACAATGCTTACCAAGACTCCGCGATTAGGCTTGCAGCCGCTAAGGCGGCGAAAGACACCGGAAGCGCACGACAGGCGATAGATCTCCTCCGGGAGGGCGGCGACGTTGCCGAAGAACAGGGAGCGGCAGCGATCACTGACGACCATATCGAAGTGGCCGCGGCACGTGTTCAGCGAGGTCGCGTCCAGGACAAACTGCGTGATCAGACCATGCACGGACAGCTCATTTTGGAGTCTCTTGCGCGGATCGAGGCGAACGGCAACGTCCCTGCGCGATCGAAGGAGATTCAGACCGTCTACGAGCGCGTCGCGCGAAACTGGGGCCACGATCCGCTGACCACCCTGAAAAGTATCCAGAACCATCTCGCCGATCTCACCATGCTCGGGTTCCTCGAACGATCCGAACAGAATGAGGGGCGCGCAGGCGGTGTCCACTATCGATACGAACTCGCGTTGGATCCTGAGATCATTCTGGAAACGCGCGAATTGATCGAGAAGCAGCCGTAG
- the glmS gene encoding glutamine--fructose-6-phosphate transaminase (isomerizing) produces the protein MCGIIGYIGELHVAAGGTDSGTANGGTPASVGDIVHTGLKNLEYRGYDSAGVALVGAESGLTVAKRSGEVDALTLPDVPDPTLGVGHTRWSTHGPPTDANAHPHTDCVGDVAVVHNGIVENYEALKDELSDHEFTSDTDTEVIPHLIEEELAADPDTDLLDAVRRVEDRLEGSYAICAVREGDDRIVVARRGSPLVLGRGEDAAFVASDVTAFLEHTRDVTYLEDGDVAALSPDGVEIFAHGEPVDREIETVTWEADAAEKGGYDHYMRKEIHEQPEALRQTLAGRLDVDAGDVDLDVSFPPGFLADLEEIRIVACGTSYYAGRYAAQLFEELAGVRATVEIASEYEFGAGRTPDRTLVVAVTQSGETADTLGAVRRANAAGARTFAVTNTLGSTVTREVDGTAFIRAGPEIGVAATKTFASQVATLAMLAVAVGRDRGALAAADARSVLEDLQGLPGAVQQVLDEEPQVREAAQEYQDSEAFFFVGRALGVPVALEGALKLKEISYDHAEGFAAGELKHGPLALVTPETPVLAVLTDGARADETMNNVTEAQTRGAPALGCVSAGKEYATLDASFEVPDVGVVEPLVANVYLQLFAYHVANGKGRPIDKPRNLAKSVTVE, from the coding sequence ATGTGTGGCATTATCGGGTATATCGGCGAGTTGCACGTGGCCGCCGGTGGCACAGACAGTGGGACGGCAAACGGAGGGACACCCGCGAGCGTCGGCGACATCGTTCACACCGGACTGAAAAATCTGGAATACCGCGGCTACGATTCCGCGGGCGTCGCGCTCGTTGGCGCGGAAAGCGGACTGACCGTGGCAAAGCGCTCGGGGGAAGTCGACGCGCTCACGCTGCCGGACGTACCGGACCCGACCCTCGGTGTCGGGCACACCCGCTGGAGTACGCACGGGCCACCGACGGACGCGAACGCCCACCCGCACACGGACTGCGTCGGCGACGTGGCGGTCGTTCACAACGGGATCGTCGAGAACTACGAGGCGCTCAAAGACGAGCTGTCCGACCACGAGTTCACGAGCGACACGGACACCGAGGTCATCCCGCACCTCATCGAAGAGGAGTTGGCGGCCGATCCCGACACCGACCTGCTCGACGCGGTCCGGCGCGTCGAAGACCGGTTGGAGGGGAGTTACGCGATCTGTGCCGTTCGCGAGGGCGACGACCGGATCGTCGTCGCGCGTCGCGGCAGTCCGCTCGTGTTGGGTCGCGGCGAGGACGCGGCGTTCGTCGCCAGCGACGTGACCGCATTCCTAGAACACACTCGTGATGTGACCTACCTCGAAGACGGCGACGTGGCGGCGCTTTCGCCTGACGGCGTCGAGATATTTGCACACGGGGAGCCCGTCGACCGCGAGATCGAGACAGTGACGTGGGAGGCCGACGCCGCCGAGAAGGGTGGGTACGACCACTACATGCGCAAGGAGATCCACGAACAGCCCGAGGCGCTCCGACAGACGCTCGCCGGACGGCTGGACGTGGACGCCGGAGACGTTGATCTCGATGTCTCCTTCCCGCCGGGCTTCCTTGCGGATCTCGAAGAGATTCGGATCGTCGCCTGCGGGACCTCCTACTACGCGGGGCGGTACGCGGCGCAGCTGTTCGAAGAACTCGCAGGGGTGCGCGCGACCGTCGAGATCGCGAGCGAGTACGAGTTCGGCGCGGGTCGCACCCCTGACCGGACGCTCGTCGTCGCCGTCACCCAGAGCGGAGAGACCGCCGACACGCTCGGGGCGGTCCGGCGCGCGAACGCCGCGGGCGCGCGGACGTTCGCCGTGACGAACACTTTGGGAAGTACGGTGACGCGCGAAGTCGACGGGACGGCGTTTATCAGGGCCGGGCCGGAGATCGGCGTCGCCGCGACGAAGACGTTCGCCTCACAGGTGGCGACGCTGGCGATGCTCGCGGTGGCCGTGGGCCGCGATCGAGGGGCGTTGGCGGCGGCTGACGCGCGGTCCGTACTGGAAGATCTGCAAGGGCTGCCGGGCGCGGTCCAGCAGGTGTTAGACGAGGAACCACAGGTTCGAGAGGCCGCACAGGAGTACCAAGACAGCGAGGCGTTCTTCTTCGTCGGTCGTGCGCTGGGCGTGCCCGTGGCCTTGGAGGGTGCGCTGAAGCTCAAAGAGATTTCGTACGACCATGCCGAGGGGTTCGCGGCGGGCGAGCTGAAACACGGGCCGTTGGCGTTGGTGACGCCCGAGACGCCCGTGCTGGCCGTGTTGACCGACGGCGCGCGGGCCGACGAGACGATGAACAACGTCACCGAGGCGCAGACGCGCGGGGCGCCGGCGCTGGGGTGTGTCTCGGCCGGTAAAGAGTACGCAACGCTGGACGCGTCGTTCGAGGTTCCCGATGTAGGTGTCGTTGAACCGCTCGTGGCCAACGTGTATCTGCAACTGTTTGCGTATCACGTGGCGAACGGGAAGGGGCGGCCGATCGATAAGCCGCGGAACTTAGCGAAGAGCGTGACGGTGGAATAG
- the glmU gene encoding bifunctional sugar-1-phosphate nucleotidylyltransferase/acetyltransferase, with protein MYGVVLAAGRGTRMRPLTDRRPKPLLPVGDRTLLESVFDTARDVVDEFVVVTGYRGEAIRESIGESYRGLPVHYVEQPEALGTAHAVAQAEPIVDDEFLVLNGDVVVDASLPRALAEADGTAIAATEVEDPRAYGVLSTTSDGALAGIVEKPDDPPTTLANVGCYAFTPEVFAYIDRTPESDRGEYEITTTIDLLLDDGHRIDVAPYEGTWLDVGRPWELLKANELALAELGDGVEGAGTVEDDVHLHGPVVVEEGARVKSGVYVEGPALIREGAEVGPNAYLRGATVVGPNAHVGHSVEVKNSVLMADASVGHLSYVGDSVLGRGVNFGAGTNVANLRHDGEHVRVTVKGDRVDTGRRKLGAIVGDEAKTGINTSLNAGVKLGAGETTAPGETLTRDRSPER; from the coding sequence ATGTACGGAGTCGTACTCGCGGCGGGTCGCGGGACTCGCATGCGACCGCTGACGGACCGCCGGCCAAAGCCGCTGTTGCCGGTCGGGGACCGGACGCTTCTCGAATCGGTGTTCGACACCGCCCGCGACGTCGTCGACGAGTTCGTCGTCGTCACGGGGTACCGCGGCGAGGCGATTCGCGAATCGATCGGCGAGTCATACCGAGGGCTGCCGGTTCACTACGTCGAACAGCCCGAAGCGCTGGGGACGGCTCATGCAGTTGCACAGGCGGAACCGATCGTCGACGACGAGTTCCTCGTTTTAAACGGCGACGTGGTAGTCGACGCGTCGCTCCCGCGCGCGCTCGCCGAGGCGGACGGGACGGCGATCGCCGCGACGGAGGTCGAGGACCCGCGGGCGTACGGCGTCCTCTCGACAACTTCCGACGGCGCGCTCGCCGGGATCGTCGAGAAGCCGGACGACCCGCCGACGACGCTCGCGAACGTGGGCTGTTACGCGTTCACCCCCGAGGTGTTCGCGTATATCGACCGCACGCCCGAGAGCGACCGCGGCGAGTACGAGATCACGACGACGATCGACCTCCTCCTTGACGACGGCCACCGGATTGACGTCGCGCCCTACGAGGGAACGTGGCTCGACGTCGGGCGCCCGTGGGAACTCTTAAAAGCCAACGAGCTCGCGCTCGCGGAGTTGGGCGATGGTGTCGAAGGCGCCGGCACCGTCGAGGACGACGTTCACCTCCACGGCCCGGTCGTCGTCGAGGAAGGCGCCCGAGTGAAGTCCGGGGTCTACGTCGAAGGCCCCGCGCTGATCCGCGAGGGCGCCGAGGTCGGCCCGAACGCCTACCTCCGCGGCGCGACCGTCGTCGGCCCGAACGCGCACGTCGGTCACTCCGTCGAAGTGAAGAACTCGGTGCTCATGGCGGACGCGTCGGTCGGACACCTCTCGTACGTCGGCGACTCGGTGCTCGGCCGCGGCGTGAACTTCGGCGCCGGCACGAACGTCGCCAACCTCCGGCACGACGGCGAGCACGTCCGGGTGACGGTCAAGGGCGACCGCGTCGACACCGGTCGCCGAAAGCTCGGGGCGATCGTCGGCGACGAGGCGAAGACGGGGATCAACACCTCGCTGAATGCGGGCGTCAAACTGGGCGCCGGCGAGACGACCGCCCCCGGAGAGACGCTAACTCGGGATCGGAGCCCGGAGCGCTGA
- a CDS encoding sugar phosphate nucleotidyltransferase — MNDEPVTAVILAAGEGRRLEPLTNRRPKPMVPVANRPLLEHVVEAVAGAGIDRIVLVVGYKQERIRNHFGDGDDWGVTIEYVEQSTQLGTGHAVLQAEPVVDGSFVVLNGDRIVDSAAVSAVRERLGDGNAQLVTATAVESPRDYGVVHLDGDRVTEIDEKPEGPVDTNRINAGVYGFSPTVFDAIRATNVTGELAITATLNDLAERDAVTCVEYDGRWLDVSNLWDVLTVNAALIHDTDHARDAPATSQRVGDTVTVADDVVLAGNVRVGSNATLSGATAVGSNVSIAANAVVENSVVFPDAVIGPGAVVRDAVVAGNARIGPNATVTGGLSTVVVGDAVHRGVTLGGVVGDNSSVGGGATLTDGAVVGDDVQAEAGVVIDGRIEPGAVVRRG, encoded by the coding sequence ATGAACGACGAGCCCGTGACCGCGGTGATCCTCGCCGCGGGCGAGGGCAGGCGGTTAGAGCCGCTGACGAACCGGCGACCCAAGCCGATGGTGCCCGTGGCAAACCGGCCGCTCTTGGAACACGTCGTCGAGGCCGTGGCCGGGGCGGGGATCGACCGGATCGTCCTCGTGGTCGGGTACAAGCAGGAACGCATCCGGAACCACTTCGGCGATGGCGACGACTGGGGCGTGACGATCGAGTACGTCGAGCAGTCGACGCAGCTCGGCACCGGTCACGCGGTGTTGCAGGCCGAACCGGTCGTCGACGGTTCCTTCGTGGTGCTCAACGGTGACCGGATCGTCGATAGCGCGGCCGTCTCCGCCGTCCGCGAGCGACTCGGCGACGGCAACGCGCAGCTGGTGACCGCGACCGCCGTGGAGTCGCCTCGCGACTACGGCGTCGTCCACCTCGACGGCGACCGCGTCACGGAGATCGACGAGAAGCCCGAGGGGCCGGTCGACACTAACCGTATCAACGCCGGCGTGTACGGCTTTTCGCCGACGGTGTTCGACGCGATCCGTGCGACGAACGTGACGGGCGAACTCGCCATCACGGCCACGCTGAACGACCTGGCCGAGCGAGACGCGGTGACCTGCGTGGAATACGACGGGCGGTGGCTCGACGTCTCGAACCTCTGGGACGTGCTCACGGTGAACGCCGCGCTGATCCACGACACGGACCACGCTCGCGACGCGCCCGCAACAAGCCAGCGGGTGGGCGACACCGTCACCGTCGCCGACGACGTGGTGCTCGCCGGTAACGTGCGCGTCGGGTCGAACGCGACGCTGAGCGGGGCGACAGCGGTCGGCAGCAACGTCTCGATTGCGGCCAATGCTGTCGTCGAGAACAGCGTGGTGTTCCCCGACGCCGTCATCGGTCCCGGCGCGGTCGTCCGCGACGCCGTTGTCGCTGGTAACGCCCGAATCGGACCAAACGCGACCGTCACGGGCGGGCTGTCGACGGTCGTCGTCGGCGACGCCGTCCATCGCGGCGTGACGCTCGGCGGCGTCGTCGGCGACAACAGTTCGGTCGGCGGCGGCGCGACGCTCACCGACGGCGCCGTGGTCGGCGACGACGTGCAGGCCGAGGCGGGGGTCGTGATAGACGGGCGAATCGAGCCGGGTGCCGTGGTGCGGAGGGGGTAA